From a single Brassica napus cultivar Da-Ae chromosome C9, Da-Ae, whole genome shotgun sequence genomic region:
- the LOC106445387 gene encoding CLIP-associated protein has protein sequence MEEALEMARAKDTKERMAAVERLHQLLEASRKSLSPSEVTSLVDSCLDLLKDSNFRVSQGALQALASAAVLAGEHLKLHLNALVPAVVERLGDSKQPVRDAARRLLTTLMEVSSPTIIVERAGSYGWMHKSWRVREEFARTVTSAIGLFASTELPLQRVILAPILQMLNDPNQAVREAAILCIEEMYMQGGSQFREELQRHHLPSYMVKDINARLERIEPQQRSTDSHHHVVNEIKASNVNPKKSSPRAKISTRENSLFAGDADITEKPIEPVTVYSEKELIREFEKVASTLVPEKDWSLRISAMRRVEGLVAGGATDYSCFRGLLKQLVGPLSTQLSDRRSTIVKQACHLLCLLSKELLGDFEACAEIFIPVLFKLVVITVLVIAESADNCIKTMLRNCKVARVLPRIAESAKHDRNAVLRARCCEYALLTLEHWPDAPEIQRSVDLYEDLIRCCVADAMSEVRATARMCYRMFAKTWPDRSRRLFSSFDPVIQRLINEEEGGIHRRHASPSVRERHSQPSFSQTSAPSNLPGYGTSAIVAMDRSSNLSSGVSLSSGLLLPQSKDLNKGSERSLESVLQSSKQKVSAIESMLRGLHVSDRQDPAALRSSSLDLGVDPPSSRDPPFHASSAASNTLKNSTTAESMPSINRGSNRSGGLGLSDIITQIQAAKDSGRQSHRGNLLSESHPSFSSLTAKRVSERNERSCFEDNNDSGEARRFMVGHLDRQQIDYSYRDLNASHVPNFQRPLLRKNAGGRMSAGRRSFDDSQLQVGYMSNHVDGPVSLNEALNDGLNSSSDWSARVAAFNFLQTLLQQGPKGAQEIIQNFEKVMKLFLRHLDDPHHKVAQAALSTLADLIPSCRKPFESYMERVLPHVFSRLIDPKEVVRQPCSSTLEIVSKTYSVDSLLPALLRSLDEQRSPKAKLAVIEFAINSFNRYAGNPEISGNSGILKLWLAKLTPLTRDKNTKLKEASITCIISVYNHYDSTGLLNYILSLSVEEQNSLRRALKQYTPRIEVELLNYMQSKKEKQRIKSYDPSDAIGTSSEEGYPGASKKNIFLGRYSGGSVDSDSGRKWSSSQETTTVTGCVVGQSVSSGTQEKLYYNFRSGISSASDLLNQKDSDYTFTPAGENLISRTSPNGSSYNVENLDGLSPQHLEKNGLNMTNADSLEERHGDEVSGDLDLSHYMLSSIKVNPTPESGPSIPQILHMINGSDGSLSSSKISGLQQLIEASVANEESVWTKYFNQILTVVLEVVEDEDFSVREVALLLISEMLKSQKDAMEDSVEIVIEKLLHVSKDSIPKVSGEAEQCLTTVLSQYDPFRCLSVIVPLLVTEDEKTLVASINCLTKLVGRLSQEELMSQLSSFLPAVFEAFGNQSADVRKTVVFCLVDIYIMLGKAFLPHLESLNSTQVRLVTIYANRISQARTGAPIDSNT, from the exons ATGGAGGAAGCTCTGGAAATGGCGCGAGCCAAGGACACCAAGGAGCGCATGGCGGCGGTGGAGCGGCTGCACCAACTCCTCGAAGCTTCTAGAAAGAGCTTGAGTCCATCGGAAGTGACGTCCCTGGTTGATTCTTGCCTGGATCTCCTCAAGGACAGCAATTTCAGAGTCTCCCAGGGCGCGCTCCAGGCTCTTGCTTCCGCCGCCGTGCTCGCCGGCGAGCATCTGAAGCTTCACTTGAACGCGCTCGTGCCTGCCGTCGTGGAGCGGCTTGGCGACAGCAAGCAACCGGTTAGGGATGCGGCGAGGCGTTTGTTGACAACTCTCATGGAG GTTTCGTCTCCGACGATTATAGTGGAAAGAGCAGGTTCGTATGGTTGGATGCATAAGAGTTGGAGAGTGAGGGAAGAGTTTGCACGTACTGTCACGTCTGCCATTGGTCTCTTTGCATCCACCGAACTCCCTCTTCAGCGTGTTATTCTTGCTCCG ATACTTCAGATGTTAAATGATCCGAATCAAGCTGTTAGGGAAGCTGCAATTCTGTGCATTGAG GAGATGTACATGCAAGGTGGGTCTCAGTTTCGCGAGGAGCTCCAGCGCCACCATCTTCCATCATATATG GTAAAGGATATTAATGCTAGACTGGAACGTATTGAGCCACAACAGCGTTCTACAGATAGCCATCACCATGTTGTTAATGAGATTAAGGCATCAAATGTCAATCCCAAGAAAAGCAGTCCGAGAGCAAAGATTTCCACTAGGGAGAACTCTTTATTTGCAG GAGATGCCGACATCACCGAAAAACCCATCGAGCCAGTCACAGTGTACTCAGAGAAGGAGCTGATACGAGAATTTGAGAAAGTTGCTTCAACACTTGTCCCGGAGAAAGACTGGTCATTGCGTATTTCAGCTATGCGGAGGGTTGAAGGACTCGTTGCAGGAG GTGCGACTGACTACTCTTGTTTTCGAGGTCTTCTGAAGCAACTTGTTGGTCCCTTAAGTACACAATTATCTGACCGGCGGTCTACCATTGTTAAGCAG GCTTGCCATCTCTTGTGTCTCTTATCGAAAGAGCTACTGGGTGATTTTGAAGCATGCGCTGAGATTTTTATACCA GTACTTTTCAAGCTGGTTGTGATAACTGTGCTTGTAATTGCAGAATCTGCTGATAACTGCATAAAAACG ATGCTGCGTAACTGCAAAGTTGCCCGTGTACTTCCTCGCATAGCGGAGTCAGCAAAGCATGACCGTAATGCAGTTCTGCGAGCAAG GTGTTGTGAATATGCACTATTAACACTCGAACATTGGCCTGATGCTCCAGAAATTCAGCGGTCAGTTGATTTATACGAGGATCTGATTAGATGCTGTGTTGCAGATGCTATGAGTGAG GTACGGGCAACTGCTAGAATGTGCTACAGAATGTTTGCAAAAACTTGGCCGGATCGTTCTCGTCGTTTATTTTCCTCCTTTGACCCTGTCATTCAAAGG CTAATAAATGAAGAAGAAGGTGGAATTCATAGGAGACACGCCTCACCATCTGTCCGTGAGAGACACTCCCAGCCTTCATTTTCTCAGACGTCTGCTCCATCTAATTTACCTGGCTATGGAACATCAGCCATAGTCGCTATGGATAGAAGTTCAAATTTGTCCTCAGGAGTATCTCTTTCTTCTGGCCTACTCCTACCCCAGTCAAAGGATCTCAATAAAGGTTCTGAACGTAGTCTGGAAAGTGTGTTACAGTCAAGCAAGCAAAAGGTCAGTGCAATTGAAAGTATGCTCCGAGGACTGCATGTATCCGATAGACAAGATCCTGCAGCCCTTCGTTCGAGTAGTTTGGATCTAG GAGTTGACCCTCCATCGTCCCGTGATCCTCCATTCCATGCCTCTAGTGCAGCATCCAATACTCTCAAAAATAGCACAACTGCTGAATCAATGCCTAGTATTAACAGAGGCAGTAATCGCAGTGGTGGCCTTGGTTTGTCAGATATCATCACCCAAATACAAGCGGCGAAGGACTCAGGAAGACAATCACACCGTGGCAATCTGTTGTCCGAGTCTCATCCGAGCTTTTCATCCTTGACAGCTAAACGGGTCTCAGAGAGAAATGAAAGAAGTTGTTTTGAGGACAACAACGATTCCGGGGAGGCGAGGCGGTTTATGGTGGGTCATTTAGACAGACAGCAGATTGATTACTCTTATAGAGATTTGAACGCTAGCCATGTTCCCAATTTCCAGAGGCCACTTTTGAGAAAGAATGCTGGGGGAAGAATGTCGGCAGGCAGGAGGAGTTTCGATGATAGCCAGCTGCAAGTTGGTTACATGTCAAATCATGTTGATGGTCCAGTGTCTCTTAACGAGGCCCTTAACGATGGACTGAATTCAAGTTCTGATTGGTCTGCCAGAGTTGCAGCTTTTAATTTTCTCCAAACTTTGCTGCAACAAGGCCCAAAAGGTGCTCAAGAAATAATCCAAAATTTTGAGAAAGTAATGAAACTATTTCTCCGGCACTTGGATGATCCTCACCACAAGGTTGCACAAGCAGCACTGTCGACACTCGCGGATCTTATACCATCTTGCCGAAAGCCTTTTGAGAGCTACATGGAGAGAGTCTTACCCCATGTTTTTTCAAGGCTAATCGATCCAAAAGAGGTAGTTAGACAACCTTGCTCGTCAACCTTGGAAATTGTCAGCAAAACCTACAGTGTAGATTCCCTTTTACCTGCGTTGCTTCGTTCACTGGATGAGCAGAGATCTCCAAAGGCTAAGTTAGCTGTGATTGAATTTGCCATCAACTCCTTCAACAGGTACGCTGGCAATCCTGAAATTTCGGGTAACAGTGGCATCCTAAAGTTGTGGCTGGCAAAGTTGACACCATTAACCCGCGACAAAAACACCAAGTTAAAAGAAGCTTCCATTACTTGTATCATATCTGTCTACAACCACTATGATTCTACAGGACTTCTAAATTACATTCTTAGTTTGTCGGTTGAGGAGCAAAACTCCTTGAGAAGAGCCCTAAAACAATATACTCCCCGCATCGAGGTGGAGCTATTAAATTATATGCAGAGTAAGAAGGAGAAACAAAGAATAAAGTCTTATGACCCATCTGATGCCATTGGGACATCATCTGAAGAAGGATATCCCGGTGCTTCCAAGAAGAATATATTCCTTGGCAGGTATTCTGGGGGTTCTGTTGACAGTGATAGTGGGAGGAAGTGGAGTTCTTCCCAGGAGACGACAACGGTCACTGGTTGTGTTGTTGGTCAAAGTGTTTCCAGTGGAACTCAGGAAAAACTATATTACAACTTCAGAAGTGGGATAAGTTCTGCCAGTGATCTGTTGAACCAAAAGGATTCTGATTATACGTTTACTCCAGCTGGTGAGAATTTGATATCAAGAACTAGCCCTAATGGAAGCTCATACAACGTTGAAAATTTGGATGGCTTATCTCCACAACATTTGGAGAAAAATGGTCTGAATATGACAAACGCTGATTCCTTGGAAGAAAGACATGGAGATGAGGTCTCCGGCGACTTAGATTTGAGTCACTACATGCTCTCATCTATTAAGGTTAACCCAACACCGGAATCTGGACCTAGTATTCCTCAGATTCTACATATG ATCAATGGGAGTGATGGAAGCCTTTCTTCAAGCAAGATATCTGGACTGCAGCAATTAATTGAAGCCTCTGTAGCTAACGAGGAATCAGTTTGGACCAAG TATTTCAATCAAATACTGACGGTTGTTCTTGAAGTGGTCGAGGACGAAGATTTTTCAGTCAGAGAAGTTGCTCTTTTGCTTATTTCTGAAATGCTAAAGAGCCAG AAAGATGCCATGGAAGATTCTGTAGAGATAGTGATTGAGAAGCTGCTTCATGTCTCGAAGGACTCTATTCCAAAA GTTTCCGGTGAAGCTGAGCAATGCTTGACCACAGTTTTGTCCCAATACGATCCTTTCAGATGCTTAAGT GTTATTGTGCCACTATTGGTAACAGAAGATGAGAAAACTCTCGTCGCTTCCATCAATTGTTTAACTAAG CTTGTGGGTAGGCTCTCGCAAGAGGAGTTAATGAGTCAGTTGTCTTCCTTTTTGCCTGCGGTGTTTGAAGCATTTGGGAACCAAAGCGCAGATGTCCGAAAG ACAGTGGTGTTCTGTCTGGTGGACATATATATAATGCTTGGGAAAGCGTTCTTGCCTCATTTGGAAAGTCTAAACAGCACACAGGTTCGGTTGGTGACCATCTACGCAAACAGAATCTCACAGGCTAGAACTGGTGCCCCTATAGACTCAAACACGTAA
- the LOC106449238 gene encoding Fanconi anemia group J protein homolog, which produces MVSPASLSKSEEKETLNPRNVYHIGGLQVRFPYQPYGTQLAFMSRVISTLDRAQRDGRCHALLESPTGTGKTLSLLCSVLAWQQSYASRFPKGNSAHKRSHFTPDVTRPPSTEPSNVVEVEKPPRVPTIFYASRTHAQITQVIREYRKTAYRVPMAVLGARKRSCTNRRVQGKPNLDEICRCLIKDRNKPKCPEFIGKDDIVAHPSLQQNEVHDIEDLVKIGYAVRGCPYFAAWDMYERAQIVFCPYSYIVDQLIRQEKLEDKLNGAIIIFDEAHNMEDIAREAGSIDLGEETLFKLQSELQLLSLAIPMIYQPVCDAIDGLISWIGSRKDSLAKRDPQHYFSSWTGDKALRELEESNITRKGFRKLSNCLIDAIERSMKEIRPHLSGIFVSTLQELLVTLGYFFSRDGSHSHTLDYELGLQRFIKRGDSSGKWTHTLSLWCMNPSVVFKAIVDLSSSIILTSGTLSPMDSFSSELGMQFGACLEAPHVVDANQQVWAAGIFSGPSNQPLNASYKTNDEYPFQDALGKSLEEICSIVPGGSLVFFPSYKLMEKLCTRWRETGQWSRLRLEKDIFIEPRGGATGEFENVLKGYYDCIGGKNRLIGRNRRAGTRVDSKKGGAFLAVCRGKVSEGLDFSDDNARAVIIVGIPFPNLHDVLVGLKRSYNDTYKSSRNLLGGGEWYCQQAYRALNQAAGRCIRHRFDYGAIIFLDERYRQQRNRVSISKWLRQSIKLYDNFEESMQDLKSFFPSAKEHVESKMLSYKEVIDLECVVQTEPETSFVINGSSASSPFSCSSGLTLERGGPPSVSSHALKRRKFISSAAVIDLEKENNHDILTRRIEFGSDSSTETRARVQISCLLCRSPLGHPDNNGSSYLNCLVTRSSKKYLLSLLKETSRSEMPTSVSVIVTHCSSVDQRLCTKDEGIWCEQDGCVFNTIFCPFCSVPNTTCLGVQIMATDSSNVHFLSKILFFSDHLNVMGDAAIKETLLEHKVT; this is translated from the exons ATGGTTTCCCCAGCAAGCTTAAGCAAATCAGAAGAGaaagaaaccctaaaccctagaaaCGTGTACCACATCGGAGGACTCCAAGTGAGATTCCCTTATCAGCCGTACGGAACACAGCTAGCTTTCATGAGCCGTGTCATATCTACGCTTGATAGAGCCCAGAGAGACGGTAGATGCCACGCGCTTCTCGAGTCCCCCACTGGCACTGGCAAAACTCTTTCATTGCTCTGCTCGGTTCTCGCTTGGCAACAGAGCTATGCATCGCGCTTTCCTAAAGGAAACTCGGCTCATAAAAGAAGTCATTTCACACCTGACGTCACACGACCACCCTCAACAGAACCTAGCAATGTGGTGGAAGTCGAAAAACCTCCAAGAGTTCCTACCATATTCTATGCTTC ACGAACGCATGCTCAGATCACTCAAGTCATTCGTGAGTATCGCAAAACTGCTTACAGAGTGCCCATGGCTGTATTG GGTGCACGTAAACGTTCATGCACCAACCGTCGTGTACAGGGGAAACCTAATTTAGACGAGATATG ccggTGTCTCATAAAAGATAGAAATAAACCAAAATGTCCCGAGTTCAT AGGCAAAGATGATATTGTAGCTCACCCATCACTTCAGCAAAATGAAGTTCATGATATTGAAGATCTTGTCAAAATTGGATATGCTGTTAGAG GTTGTCCATACTTTGCTGCCTGGGACATGTATGAGAGGGCACAAATTGTTTTTTGCCCTTATTCCTATATAGTTGACCAACTCATTCGACAAGAAAAACTTGAAGACAAATTGAATGGGGCCATTATAATCTTTGACGAAGCACA CAATATGGAAGACATTGCTCGTGAAGCAGGCAGCATTGACTTGGGAGAAGAGactcttttca AATTACAGAGTGAACTACAACTTCTAAGCCTGGCGATCCCAATGATATATCAACCCGTGTGTGATGCTATAGAC GGATTGATAAGCTGGATTGGAAGCAGAAAGGACTCCCTAGCAAAACGTGATCCTCAACACTATTTCTCTAG CTGGACCGGAGACAAAGCTTTAAGGGAGCTAGAGGAATCTAATATCACTCGAAAAGGCTTCCGGAAATTATCGAACTGCTTAATTGAT GCAATCGAAAGATCAATGAAAGAAATACGTCCTCATTTGAGTGGGATATTTGTCTCCACACTtcaag AGTTGTTAGTTACACTTGGATACTTCTTTTCAAGAGATGGAAGTCACAGTCACACCCTCGATTACGAACTGGGTTTACAACGCTTTATTAAAAGAG GAGATTCTTCTGGGAAGTGGACACATACTTTGAGTTTGTGGTGCATGAATCCATCTGTTGTTTTCAAAGCCATAGTTGATCTTTCTTCATCCATTATTTTAACATCTGG GACTTTGTCACCAATGGACTCTTTCTCATCTGAACTTGGGATGCAGTTTGGCGCTTGTTTGGAGGCTCCACATGTGGTTGATGCTAATCAGCAG gtgtGGGCTGCTGGAATCTTCAGTGGTCCTAGTAATCAACCTCTAAATGCAAGTTATAAAACAAATGATGAATATCCGTTCCAG GATGCTCTAGGGAAATCATTGGAAGAGATTTGCTCTATTGTGCCAGGTGGCTCTCTCGTCTTCTTTCCAAGCTATAAGCTTATGGAAAAACTCTGTACGCGTTGGCGTGAAACTGGTCAATGGTCTCGGCTCCGCTTGGAAAAAGACATTTTTATTG AGCCAAGAGGAGGAGCAACGGGGGAGTTTGAGAATGTCCTGAAGGGATATTATGATTGTATAGGCGGAAAAAATAGATTGATTGGAAGAAATAGGAGAGCAGGGACTCGAGTTGATTCCAAGAAAGGAGGAGCATTTCTTGCTGTATGTAGAGGAAAG GTTTCTGAAGGGCTTGATTTTAGTGATGACAACGCCAGGGCTGTG ATAATCGTTGGCATTCCATTTCCAAACTT gCATGATGTCCTAGTCGGACTAAAGAGAAGTTATAATGATACGTACAAATCATCTAGAAACCTTCTTGGAGGGGGTGAATGGTATTGCCAACAAGCGTATCGTGCTTTAAATCAAGCAGCAG GGAGATGTATTCGGCATAGGTTTGATTATGGTGCCATCATATTTTTGG ATGAGAGATACAGACAACAAAGGAACAGAGTGTCTATTTCAAAGTGGCTAAGACAGTCTATCAAACTGTATGATAATTTTGAAGAATCTATGCAAGACTTGAAATCATTTTTTCCCAGTGCCAAG GAGCATGTTGAAAGTAAGATGTTAAGCTACAAAGAAGTCATCGACCTTGAGTGTGTGGTCCAAACTGAGCCTGAAACatcttttgtgatcaatggtagTTCAGCATCCAGTCCATTTTCTTGCTCCAGTGGTTTGACTCTAGAACGAGGGGGGCCACCGAGTGTTAGTTCCCATGctttgaagagaagaaagttTATCAGCTCTGCAGCCGTTATTGAccttgaaaaagaaaacaaccaTGACATACTCACAAGGAGAATTGAGTTTGGATCTGACAGCAGCACTGAAACAAGAGCTAGAGTGCAGATATCTTGTTTGCTATGCAGAAGCCCTTTAGGTCACCCAGATAATAATGGCTCTTCATATCTAAATTGCTTGGTGACTCGGTCGTCCAAGAAGTATTTACTGTCTCTCCTGAAAGAAACATCAAGATCTGAAATGCCAACAAGCGTTTCAGTTATCGTGACACATTGCTCCTCGGTTGACCAGAGACTCTGCACAAAAGATGAGGGGATTTGGTGCGAGCAAGATGGATGTGTTTTCAACACCATCTTCTGCCCTTTCTGCAGTGTCCCAAACACGACGTGTCTCGGAGTGCAAATCATGGCTACTGATTCATCAAATGTCCACTTTCTCAGCAAA ATATTGTTCTTTTCTGATCATCTAAATGTCATGGGTGATGCTGCAATCAAGGAAACGTTGTTGGAGCACAAAGTTACTTGA
- the LOC106449235 gene encoding protein SPEAR1-like: MGSSFFGKPNMRGSSPSSSSPTSSSSSPATRRGKKNGSEKPKQPQRGLGVAQLEKIRLHSEMSCNSFDNYSSSLYPQENVRMQGYASIPSSSPSFTYVSPSPSPSPSPSYGLYPNMMIDAHRDQYERATMSWNPSYGILESHHYLEPNTTRHILNEDPCFTRRSKSLGSGNQNSGSNDNQELDLELRLSL; encoded by the exons ATGGGAAGTAGTTTCTTTGGTAAACCAAACATGAGAGGATCTTCGCCGTCTTCATCGTCTCCAACATCGTCTTCTTCATCCCCGGCGACGAGAAGAGGGAAGAAGAATGGTTCCGAGAAGCCAAAGCAGCCACAGAGAGGTCTCGGAGTTGCACAGCTGGAGAAAATTAGATTACACAGCGAGATGAGTTGCAACAGCTTCGACAATTACAGTTCTTCTTTGTATCCTCAG GAGAATGTGAGGATGCAAGGATATGCATCCATACCATCATCATCGCCATCCTTTACATATgtatcaccatcaccatcaccatcaccatcaccatcttaTGGCCTCTATCCAAATATGATG ATAGATGCACATAGAGATCAATACGAGAGAGCAACCATGAG TTGGAACCCAAGCTACGGCATCTTAGAGAGCCACCATTATTTGGAACCAAACACCACCAGACATATATTGAACGAG GATCCATGTTTTACAAGGCGAAGTAAATCGTTGGGATCAGGAAACCAAAACTCGG